The genomic segment TCGCGCACATCGGGTCGCTCAAAGGCGTCGTCCTGCACGACGCCATCACCCGGGGTCTGCGCGAGCGGGGCGTGGACACGGAGTTCCTCTACGGGTTCGACGACTACGACCCGCTGGATGCGGTGCCGCCCTACCTGGACCGGGAGCAGTTCGCCCCCTACCTGGGCGTGCCCCTGGCCAGCGTCCCCGCGCCACCCCCCGGGGCCGCCAGCTTCGCCGACTTCTACAGCCGCCGTTTCATCGAGGTCTACGAGCGCCTGGGCTGCACCCCGACACCGTACTGGGGGAGCGACCTCTACCGCAGCGGGCGGATGAATGAGGCCATCCGGCGAGTGCTGGACCGGGCGGCGGAGATCATGGAGATCGACCGGGAGATCAGCGGCAGCCGGCGGGCGGAGCGCCACCCCCTGCAGGTGATCTGCGAGGCCTGCGGCAAGATCGCCACCACGCTGGTGGTAGGGTGGGACGGCGAGGAGGTCTCCTACGAGTGCCTGCCGGAGAAGGTCACCTGGACCCGGGGCTGCGGCCACCGCGGGCGGCGCTCCCCCTTCGACGGAGGGGCGAAGCTCATCTACCGCGTGGAGTGGGCGGCCAAGTGGTGGGTGCTGGGGGTGACGGTGGAGGGGGCGGGGAAGGACCACTTCACCCGCGGCGGCTCCCACGACACCGCCAGCGCCGTGGTGCAGCGTATCTTCAACTACCCCCCGCCGTTCCCCATCCCCTACGAGTTTCTGCTGGTGGGCGGCAGGAAGATGAGCGGCTCCGCGGGGCGCGGAGTGCTGGCCCACGAGTTCCTGGAGATCCTCCGTCCGGAGCTGGCGCGCTTCCTGATGGTCCGCCTGCACTACCGGGAGCAAAAGAACTTCGACCCGGGGGGCGAGACCATCCCCCGGCTCTACGACGAGTACGACCGAGCGGCCCGGGCCTTCCTCGGCCAGGTGGACGATCCGGAACTGGCCCGCACCTACTGGTACGCCCGCACCGACGGGACGCGGCCGGAGGTGGCCCGGCCCCGCTTCAGCAAGGTGGCCTACCTTTTGCAGATCCCCTCGGTGCAGCTCGAGGCTGTGGTGGCCGAGGAGAAGGGAGGTCCCTTGACCGCCGAGGACAGGGAGGAGCTGGCGCAGCGGGTGGGCGACGCCCGCCGCTGGCTGGCCCGCTACGCGCCGGAGGCCTACAGGTTCGAGGTGCAGCCGGCCCTGCCGGGGGCGGCCGAGAAGCTGTCGGTGCGGCAACAGGAGTTCCTGGCCCATCTGGCGGAGGTGGCGGAGCAGGCGGAGGCCTGGCGGGGTGAGGTGCTGCACGGACGGATCCACGAGCTGAAGGCGACCATGGGACTGCCCCCCGCCGAGGCCTTCGGCGCCATCTACCTGGCCTTCCTGGGAAAGACCAGTGGCCCCCAGGCGGGGTGGCTGCTGGCGGCGCTGGACCGCGACTTCGTCCTGCGGCGCCTGCGGGAAGCTGCTGGGGCGAGGGCAGGGTCTTGAGCAGGGGCGACGGCGGGCTTGTGAGCGGAGGCGAGAACAGGCTGTGAGCGGAGGCGAACGCGGGGCGGTGAACGCACCGCTGCGCATCCTGGTGGTGGCGGACGTGGGCGAGCGCCACCTGCAGATGATCCGGGAGGCTGCGCCGGGGGCCCTGGTGGAGCAGACCGTGGAGCGGGCGCAGGTGGTCCGCCTGGCCCGGGAGGCGGACGTGATCGTGGGGTGGAACGTGCCGCGGGAGGCGGTGCAGCAGGCGAAGCGCCTCCGCTGGATCCACTCCACCGCCGCGGGGGTGGACCAGCTCCTCCACCCGGAGGTGGTGGAAGGGGAGGTGCTTGTCACCGACAGCAGCGGCATCCACGCCGAGCCCATCACCGAGCACGTCCTGGCGGTGATGCTGGCCTTCGCCCGCCGGCTGCCGGTGGCCATCCGCAACCAGGCCGCCCGCCGCTGGGACCGGCGCGCGGCGCTGGGCGAGGAGCTGTGGGGGAAGACCGCCGGCATCCTGGGGCTGGGGAGCATCGGCCGGGAGGTGGCCGCCCGCTGCAAGGCCTTCGGCATGAGCGTGATCGGCACCAGGCGCACGCCGCAGGAGGTGCCGGGGGTCGACCGGGTCTACCCGCCGGAGGGCCTGGACGAGGTGCTGGCAGCCTCCGACTACCTGGTGATCGTCCTGCCGCTGACGGCGCGGACGCGGGGGCTGATCGGGGCGCGGGAACTGGCCCTGATGAAACCCGACGCCTACCTGATCAACGTGGCCCGGGGACCCATCGTGCAGGAGGCGGCGCTGGTGGAGGCGCTGCGCGCGGGAAGGCTGCGCGGGGCGGCGCTGGACGTCTTCGAGCAGGAGCCGCTGCCGCAGGACAGCCCTCTGTGGGAGCTGGAGCAGGTCATCCTCACCCCGCATGTTTCCGGCGCGGCACCGGACTACTACGACCGGGCGCTGCCGCTGTTGTGCGAGAACCTGCGTCGCTTCCAGGCGGGGATGCCCCTGCTGAACGTGGTGGACAAAGATCAGGGCTACTGAGGTGCGCGCGTGAAACCCTATCCTCCTGAGCGTATTCACAACGTCGCCGTGGTCGGCCACGGCGGCACCGGCAAGACCTCGCTGGTGGAAGCCATGCTCTTCGCAGCCGGCGCCATCGACCGCCTGGGGCGGGTGGACGAGGGCACCACCACCACAGACTTCGACCCCGAGGAGGTGCGGCGCAGGCACACCATCAACGCCTCCCTGGCGCCCCTGGAGTGGAAGGAGCGCAAGGTCAACCTGATCGACACCCCGGGCTACCCCGACTTCATCGCCGAGATGGTGGCCCCGCTGCGGGTCTGCGAGGGGGCGCTGCTGGTGGTGGACGCGGTGGCCGGGGTGGAGGTGCAGACGGAGAAGGCCTGGGCCTACGCCGACCAGAACCGGGTCTGCCGGCTGGTGGTGGTCAACCGCCTCGACCGGGAGAACGCTGCCTTCGCCCGCACGGTGGAGGCGCTGCGGGGCAAATTCGGCAGCCGCATCGTGCCCCTGCAACTGCCCATCGGCACGGAGGCCCAGTTCCGCGGGGTGGTGGACCTGCTGCGCCTGCAGGCCTACACCTGGACGGAGCGGCAGGTATCCGCCGGTGAGATTCCTTCTGAGCTGCGGGCGGAGGTGCAGGCGGCCCGGGAGCGGCTGGTGGAGGCGGCGGCAGAGTCCGACGACGCCCTCACAGAGAAGTACCTGGAGGAGGGGACTCTCTCCCAGGAAGACCTGGAGCGGGGACTGCGCCAGGGCGTGCGGGCGGGGACGCTGGTCCCGGTGGTCTGCGCCGCCGGTCTGCGCACCATCGGAGCGGCGCAGGTGCTGGACGCCATCACCACACTGCTGCCCTCTGCGGCGGAGGCGCCGGTGGTGGGCAGGCGGCCGGGCGGCGACGAAGAGGTGCGCCGTCGCCCCAG from the Armatimonadota bacterium genome contains:
- the lysS gene encoding lysine--tRNA ligase — its product is MWVDLLVEEILKARGRGAHVVNDAWSPSGFAHIGSLKGVVLHDAITRGLRERGVDTEFLYGFDDYDPLDAVPPYLDREQFAPYLGVPLASVPAPPPGAASFADFYSRRFIEVYERLGCTPTPYWGSDLYRSGRMNEAIRRVLDRAAEIMEIDREISGSRRAERHPLQVICEACGKIATTLVVGWDGEEVSYECLPEKVTWTRGCGHRGRRSPFDGGAKLIYRVEWAAKWWVLGVTVEGAGKDHFTRGGSHDTASAVVQRIFNYPPPFPIPYEFLLVGGRKMSGSAGRGVLAHEFLEILRPELARFLMVRLHYREQKNFDPGGETIPRLYDEYDRAARAFLGQVDDPELARTYWYARTDGTRPEVARPRFSKVAYLLQIPSVQLEAVVAEEKGGPLTAEDREELAQRVGDARRWLARYAPEAYRFEVQPALPGAAEKLSVRQQEFLAHLAEVAEQAEAWRGEVLHGRIHELKATMGLPPAEAFGAIYLAFLGKTSGPQAGWLLAALDRDFVLRRLREAAGARAGS
- a CDS encoding D-2-hydroxyacid dehydrogenase, with product MSGGERGAVNAPLRILVVADVGERHLQMIREAAPGALVEQTVERAQVVRLAREADVIVGWNVPREAVQQAKRLRWIHSTAAGVDQLLHPEVVEGEVLVTDSSGIHAEPITEHVLAVMLAFARRLPVAIRNQAARRWDRRAALGEELWGKTAGILGLGSIGREVAARCKAFGMSVIGTRRTPQEVPGVDRVYPPEGLDEVLAASDYLVIVLPLTARTRGLIGARELALMKPDAYLINVARGPIVQEAALVEALRAGRLRGAALDVFEQEPLPQDSPLWELEQVILTPHVSGAAPDYYDRALPLLCENLRRFQAGMPLLNVVDKDQGY